ATAATTATATAATAAAAAATGAATTATTAGATACAAATAAAATATATAATGAAGTTATTTCTGATTTAGAACATAAAATAAAAGAAAAAAACATTGAGGTGATAAATAAATTAGAAGTTGAATATTTGAATGGTGATCCATTCATAATATATACTTTACTGAGAAACTTAATATCAAATTCAATAAAATACTCTTATAAAAATTCAAAAGTTTTTGTTACTATTTCCAAAAATGAAATAATTGTTGAAGATAATGGTATAGGAATACGGGAAAATGAAAAAAATAGAATTTTTGAAAGATTTTATAGAGGAGTAGATTCAAGAAAATATGCTAAAGGTTCTGGATTAGGATTATCAATAGTTAAGCATTTATGTGAATTAGCGGGATATAAAATAAATTTTAAATCAGAATGGATGGTTGGAAGTCGCTTCATAATAAAAATTGCTTGAGATTACTCAAGCAATTTGTTAATATCAAAATCAAATATATTTTCATTTGAATAAAATAATACTTTTTTCTTTGCTCTTGTTAAAGCAACATAAAATAAATTTATTTCATCAATTATATTTTGATGTTTAAATTTATCGTTTAAACCATTTATTATTTTATCAATATGTTTCTTAAAAGATTTTGTAAATTCCTTTATACTTTTATATTTTTCCTTTTTTATTAAATCAATAATATTTGGAAAATCATGAGTAATAATCACTTTATCCCATTCTAAACCTTTACTTGTATGTGCTGTAGTTAAATAAATTTTCCCATTATTAATGTTATATTTTTCTTCTGCAATTTTTAATAAATCAAATAATTTATTATCATATTCTTCTGCTATATTAATAGCTGATATTAATTCATAATCTTCAAAATCTTCTGCATAATCTTTTAATTCTTCTAAATCTTTAAAATTCAAAATCCATTTTTCTTTTATTTTATCCTTATGCTTTCCTGTATTTAAATATTTTATATAATAATATATACTTAAAGGTAATTTGAATATTTCAGTTGGTGCTCTTACCAATGTAATTTCATAATTTTTAAATTCATCTATTAATTTTATTAAGGTAGAATTTGTTCTTGTTATATAACAAATAGTATTAAATTCATTATCATTTTCACTTTTAGATGAAATAATTTCTTTTTCTTCTCCCTTAAAATTTCTTAAAATATAATTTGCTTTTTCTGCTATATATTTAGGAAATCTAAATGTTTCAGTTAAGTATAACACTTTCGCTTCCATTTCATTTCTAATTTTGTACATAGCATTTATCGACCCTCTAAATGAATATATTTGTTGATGAGGATCACCAACAATAATTTTTTTTCCATTCAATTTATTAAAAATATCTAAAACTACATCATTAGTATCTTGAGCTTCATCTAAAAGTATATAATCAAAATTAATTCTATACCTCTCTATATTCAATTGAAAATATTTTAAATAAACATTATGTGAAACGTCCAATTTATTATCCATGTACATATTCCAAATAATATTTAATTTATCTTTTAAATATTCCTTATTTTCATCAATAAATTTTAGTTTAATGTTATTTTTTATTATTTCTTCAATTGTTTCATCCGAAATATATCTATAACTTCCATTACAAAAATCATTAAAAGCTATTCTAACTAAATCTGCAATGAATATATCTATTTCTAAAATTTTAGAAATTTCTGAAGTATTTAATTCTTTTCCAATTTTATTAAACTTCAGATCTTTTTTAACAAATTTATATGCCAATCCATGTGTAGTCATTACTTTTATATTTTTTAAATTAGATCTTCTTATTTTATTTTCAATGTCTTTTTTTACTGAATTATTAAAAGCCAAAAATAAAAATGTTTTACTCTTTAATGCATAAGCAATACTTAAAAGCGTAGTAGATTTTCCAGAACCAGCAAAAGCATTTATTATTAAATTATTTTCTTTTGCATTTTTTATTATATCTATTTGTTCATCAGTTAATCTAATATATTTATTATTGTTTTTATTAATGGTTTCTATAAATTTTGTATTTTTTAATTCGTCTAAATATTTATCATATACATTTGATTTTATATTTTTTTTATTTTTAAGAGAGAAATCGTAACCACAATACCAGCATTTTTTTATATTATCTTTCATTATTTCATCACATTTTGGACATTTCTTTTTTAAAAAAAATCCATCACAATTAGGACATATTTTTTCATTATTTTCAACTAATTCATTACAATTTATACATTTTTTAACAGACAATATTTCACCTCAACATTTTCCTATATAGTCTAAAACGTCTTCATCAAATTTTTTTATAGATTGTGTTAATTTACCAACTCTTTTAATAGTTTCTTCTACATCTTTCGCTGCAATACCGTTTCCACATGGAACATTTATATTCTTTAAAGCCAATTCTGAACTTTGTAATGCTACAAATGTTCCTGTTCCAGATTTTAATGCACAACTTTTTTTTGCACCATCACAAGTTAAACCAAAAAGAGTAGATAGTACATTATTAATTGCATGTTTTATTTGTTCTGAATTTCCACCTTTTAAATATGTAATTCCAGCGGCAACACCAGAAGATGAAATAGTACCAGCACCACAAATTGGAGTTAATAATCCCGTATATGATTTTATATATATAGTTATTAAAACACTTAATAATATAGATTTTTTCACTAATTCATCATCATATTTTCGTCCAATTTTTATTATTGGCAGTGTAGAAGATAAACCTTGATTACCACTCCCAGCAACAGTCATAACAGGCATTAATTCACCACTCATCCTTGCGTCAACAGCAGCCTGAACAATATTAACAGGCTCAAAATCTAAAACATGACCAAAATTCCCATCTGTTTTTAATCCTTTTTCTGCAATTTTTGTATTTAATACTATTGTTTTTTCTAATAATTCATCTACATCCTTATCATATTTATCTAAATATTCTATTATATCATCTATATTATATTTTTTTATTTCATTTAGTAATGCTCCACCAGCTTCAAAATGAACATCAAATATTTTATTTCCATTTTCTTCAATATGTACTATATTATCATGTTTTCCCTCTATTATTACATTTACATAATTTTCTCCTTTTAATGTACAATCTACTTTTAAACCTAAAAATTCTTTATCTACTTTTAAATTTATTTTTCCTAAATATTTATGAGAGGCATCTATACACTCCTGATTTATATCTTTTAAAACTTCAAGTCCATATTTTGAATCCCCACAAACATAGGAAAGCGCTGCAGCAACTTCGAGACCTACAAACGAAGTCCCTGGAATATTTACCTCTAATCCATTTTTATATGTGTTTTTATCAAGTATAATATTTATACTATTTAATTCACCTTTTAAATATTTTTTTGCTGTTGCAACAGCCAATGCAACTGCTATGGGTTCTGTACAACCATATGCAGGTTTTACTTGATCAAATAAAATATCTTTTAACATTTCATTCCCCCTTTTTAAATTATGATTCTACACCAGTTATATCTATTATTGGTGCCATACCAACCATTATTAAACCTAAAACCTTTAAAACATTAAAGGACTCATTCATAAATATTCCTGATAAAATCGACGCAAACAAAAGTTCCAATGGCATTATTAAAGATAAGGTATGTGACTGTAATTTCTTTAAAGCAAAAAAATTTAGTGTTAACGGAACAAATGTTGCTAATATTGCTAAAACAAAACCTGATAATAAATATCTTCCATTTAAAGTATATATTTCATTTGTTCTTATGACAAAAATAAAATAATAAATAAAGACACCAGTAAATGTATAAAAAACGCTTTCAAAAGGTTTCGATTCATTTTGTTTTATATATTCACTGACAGAAACTATAAATATCGCATTTACAAAAGAACTAAACAAAACTATTAATGTACCAAAGATTATACTTTCATTATTTCCAAAAGCCCGTTCTCCCATATTTGCTATTATTACTCCAACAAAAGATAATGCTACTGCTATTATATTTACTATATTTATTTTTCTTTTTGTTAATCTATGTTGAAAAAAAGAGACAAATATTGGATTTGTAAAATAAAGTACCGTTGCATATGCTGGATTTAAATATTGCAATCCAACAAAAAAAGCATATGCTGCTATCCCGTAATTTAAAATACCTAAAACAGAATATAACAAAAATTTTTTGAAATCAAATTTATATCCTAAAAAAATAAAAATAATTCCCGAAATAATAAACGAAAATAAAAATCTCAAAAATAATATTTGCGATGGTGATGCTCCTATATTAAAAGAATATTTGCCTAAAATAGATGTAACAGATGAAGAAAATGCTGATAATATAGCAAATAAATAATGCAATATATCACCTCATTTTATATCTAATTGCTTAAAATAATTTAAATTCACTTTTTTTGGTAATATTCCTGATTTTTTACCTCTCAAAGGAATTTCATCTTCATTAATATTCAATGTTTCAGAAATTACTTTTTTAATTCTGGGGATACAGAACTCTCCTTGGCAAAAGCCCATTGTAGCTCTTGTTCTTCTTTTTATAGCATCTATAGATTTTATTGGAATTCCCCTTTTTAGTGCATCTATTATCTCTTTTTTGCTAACCATTTCACATCTACAAATAATTTGTTCATCAGAATTTAATTCTAACATATTATTTACTTCTTTATATGTCAGATCTTTTTTTATAATTATAGGTTTTCTATATGGATTAAAATCATTTTTTTCAATTAACTTTAATCCTGATTTTTTTAATATATTCAAAACCATTTTAGCAATTGCTGGTGAAGATGTCAACCCTGGAGATTCAATTCCTGCAACATTGATAAATCTTTCTTTAGATTCTTCTATTATAAAATCTCCTGTTGAAGGCGTGGGTCTAATACCAGAAAATGAAGTTAATACCTTTTTTAAGTCTATATTAGGAACAGATAGTTTTGCAGTTCTAATAATATATTTTAATGTTTCTATATCTGTATTTAAATCATATTTAGAACTTTCTTGTGCATCAGGTCCAATCATTAAATTCCCATGATATGTAGGAGTTACTAAAATACCTTTTCCTTTTTCTGTAGGAACTTGAAAAATTACTTTGTTTATTATTTCTCCGTATCCCTTATGAAAAATAATATATTGTCCTTTTCTTGGAATTATATGAAAATTTTTTATCCCAACCATTTCCGATATCTTATCGCTAAATACTCCAGCCGCATTTATTATATACTTAGTTTCATACGAATTTTGATTAGTTATAACTATATAATAATCATTTTTCTCTTCAATTTTTATTACTTCATTTTCTAATTTTATTTCTACTCCATTATTCACTGCATTCTCCGCTAAAGCTATCGTCATTTCATACGGAGAAGTTATTCCCACATCTTTTGCTAATAAAGCTACTTTTACATCTTTATTTATATTTGGTTCAATTTTTAATATTTCATCACCATATAATATTTTCATTTCATTTTCGTTTACTCCATTATTTAAACCATTTTTATATAATTCAATTAATGTCTTTTCATCATTTTCATCAAATCCTATTACTAAAGCCCCTGTTCTTTTGAACCCAAAATTGAGTTCTTTATTTAATTTATCATACATTCTATTTCCTTCAAAACACAATTTACCTTTTAACGTACCATATTTAGCAGCATATCCTCCATGAACAATACCACTATTTGCTTTAGATGCGCCATTACTTACATCATCAGTTTTTTCTAACATTAAAATTTTTAAACTATATTTTGATAATTCACGTGCAATTGTACTACCAACAACACCTGCACCTATTATAATAATATCATACATATTTCCCCTCCTATACAAAAAGAGGTGGATTAACCACCTCTATAATTCAAATACTTTTTTTAATTTTGCAGGATCAAGTCTAAAGGGTGAATCTTTCCCTTGAAAAAAATGATGCTTTTCTATTAAATGAATTGATAAATCGCTATATATTACACTTTCATTATTTTTTAAATTAGTAACTTTTGTAACTACTTTTCTAAAAATACCATCTTCAAATGGACAAGGCAAATGACCTCTTGCTTCTCCTACTTGAACTTCCCAATACTCATCAACTGTTATTGGCTCTCCTAAACCTTTTTCACCTTTTTCTTTAAAATATTTCAATTTTCCAACAATAGATTCAATGGTAATATTCAACGTAGAAAGTAATTCTTCATCTTCAATTATTATATCAACTAAATTTCTATCGTCATTACCCATAAAGCCTTCTGCTGTTATAACTCCAGGTTTCATATTTTCCTGCGCCTTTTGAAATTCAGGAGTCATTTTCATACTTCTCCCCCCTTAAGCAAATTTATCATAATAAATCTTATCTTCAGGTATTCCATTGTTTTTCATAACATTAACACATGCATTTATCATTCCAGGGCTTCCACATAAATAACCTTCTTTGGGAGTATTTGGATCCATTTTTTCCTTAAAGTATTTATCTAATACATCTGTAATTAATCCAACTTCACCATCCCAGTTATCTTCAGGTAAAGGTTCTGATAAAGCAACAACAAAATGTAGGTTTGGCCATTTCTTTTCTAATTCTTTAAATAAATCTATATAATACACATCTCTTAATGATCTAGCTCCAAAGAAATACCAAACATTTCTATTTGTCATTCCTTTTTCAAACATATCTAAAATTATTGATTTTAAAGGAGCCATACCAGATCCACCCGCAACACCAATAACATCTGCATCTGTATCTCTTAAATAAAAATCGCCAAAAGGTCCAATAACTTCCATTTCATCTCCTTCTTTTAAATAATTATGAACATATGTTGTTGCAATCCCTCCAGGAACTAACCTTATCAATAGTTCAAATGAATCTTTTTGAGATGGAATAGAAGATATTGAATATGCTCTTTGGGTAGGCTCTTTAATTTTTTCATATGGCGGAACAACTATTTGCATATATTGGCCCGCTTTAAAATTAACTTCATTTGGATCTAATAATTTAAAACGAACTTCTTTAATGTCATGTGTGACATCAGTGATCTTTTCTATTCTTGTTTTATATTTTTTTACATTAAATAATTCTTCAGGTAACCATATATCAATGTCCTTTTTAACTTTCACTTGACATGACAATCTAACATTTTCCTTCATTTCTTCTGGAGTTAATAACGGTGTTTCTGTAGGTAAATGAGGACCTACATCAGATAATACTTTTACTTTACAAGCACCACAACTACCTCTTCCACCACAAGCAGAAGGAACAAAAATTCCTGTTTCTGATAATGTAGTTAAAAGTGATGCTCCTCCATTTACCGTTAATTCTTTTTCTCCATTTATTTTAACTTTAACTTCTCCATAATTATTTACAATTCCATCAACAACTGCAATAATTGCAGCTAAAACACCACTAATAATAGAAACAACTAATGGTGCAGTAATTATAGGACTCATTATATCACCTCACTGTACATTAAGCATTCCAGAAAAACCTATAAATGCCATAGCCATAATACCAATAATAATTAATGTTAAACCTGGTCCTTTTAGTGCTGCAGGAACATTAGGACTATTATCCACTCTCTTTCTTATAGCTGCTAATGCCATAATTGCAAGCCACCATCCTAATCCAGAACCTAAACCATAGAAAATTGATTGAATAAATGTATAATATCTTAATTGCATAAATAATGTTACCCCTAATATAGCACAATTAACTGTAATTAAAGGTAAGAATATGCCTAAACTCATATATAAATTTGGAGATAATCTATCAATTAACATCTCTAAAATTTGTACTACTGCAGCTATTACTATAATAAATATAATATATCTTAAATATTCAATTTCAAATGGAATTATTATCTTATGGTATACAATCCAGTTTAAGGCTGTAGTAATTGTCATAACCATTGTAACAGCCATACCTAAACCATTTGAAGATGTTATATCCTTTGAAACTGATATAAATGAACACATTCCTAAGAAATTTGCTAATAATATATTACTAGTAAATATTGATGCAAAAAATAATACGAATGGACTTATATCTGGAGCCATTATTTAGCCTCCTTTCTTAACATAATCCCCTTAGCCACCCAAATAAATATAGCTAACATAAAAAAAGCACTTGGTGCCATCAACATAATTGTCCATGACATAAATCCTTCAGGTAAAACTCTTATTCCAAACAAGGTGCCAAATCCAAGTAATTCTCTAAAGAAAGCAACTGAAATTAGAACAACTAAATAACCCAATCCAGATGTAAAACCGTCCCAAAATGATATTATTGGACCATTAGATTGAGCAAATCCTTCAGCTCTTCCCATAATTATACAATTTGTTATTATTAAACCGACATAAGGTCCTAAAGCCTTACTAATATCGGGCAAATATGCCCTTAAAATAATATCAACTATAATAACATAAAAAGCAATGATTAACGTTTGAACAATCATCCTAACTTTTCTTGGTATAAATCCTTTTATTATTGATACTGTTAAACTAGAAAAAGCAGTAACTAAACTAACAGCTATTGTCATAATAAATGTATTTGTAAGATTATTAGTTACAGCTAAAGCAGAACAAATACCTAATATTTGAACAAAAACAGGATTATTGTACCAAACATTTTCTTTTAATATCTTGTTATATTCACTCATTATAATTCACCTCCTAGGAGGTCTTTTAATATTGTTAAATAATTATTAATCATATTAGCTACAGATTCTGATGTTCTTGTTGCTCCAGTGATTGCTTCAAATTTACCATTTTCATGATCAAAATCTCCTTTACCTGTCCCACCAATAATCATTTCTATTTTTCCATCTTTGATTTTTTCAAATTTAAATTGCTCTTTAAACCATGCTTCTTCAATTCTTCCGCCTAATCCTGGAGTCTCACTTTGAGTAATAAAATCAATACCAACTATTTCTGTTAAATCACGATTTACTGCTAAAACACCTCTAATTGTACTCCATAATCCATTTCCAACAAAAATAACTGCATATACATCTTCTCCATCAACATTTGACATATATACATCAATATCATTTATTTTTTTCTTTGAAATCTTTTTATCAAAAAGCTTATATGCTTCTTCATCAGAATTATATTCTATACCCATTGCTGATAAAATCGCTTTCCTTTGAAATAACTCTTCATTAATTTGTACTTTTTCTTTAGTTAATTCATTTGCTAAGGCTAGTACAAAAACAAAAACAAATGAAACTATAAAGGTGAATAATACTACATATAATTTACTATCTTTTTTCATTTTTTCACCTTCTTTTTTGCTAATAATTCATCCATTAATGGTGCAAATGTATTACCTAATAACACCGCAAAACTCGTTCCTTCTGGGAATAATGAAAAAGTTCTAATTAAAATTGTTACTGTACCAATTAATAATCCATAATACCAATGTGCTTTTTGATTTTTTGGACCACTTATTGGATCAGTAGCCATAAAAACAGTAACAAACAATAAACTACCAGACATTATAAATTCTAATGGAAAATTAATAAACCCTGCAAAATAAAAAATATAAGTTAATGCAGTTGCACTTAAAAATGTTGATACAATAATTTTCCAACTTGCAGTTTTGGTGTAAATTAAATAAATTGCTGCTATAATAATTAAGAAAATAAAACTTTCACCCATAGATCCTGATCTAAAACCAAAAAATGCCTTTAACAAATCTATAGTTTCCCCAGAATCTCTCATGATTTTTAATGGAGTAGCTGTTGTTACTACATCAATACCAAAACCTCCCGGCTTCATCCATCCATATGTCATGACATTTGGAAATGTTATGTAGATAAATAATCTTCCAACAATAGCAGGATTAAAAGGATTCCTTCCAAACCCACCAAAAACCTCTTTACCAAATAATACTCCAAAAATAATTCCAATTAATGCAATCCACCAAGGAGTTAACGGAGGCAGAGATAATACAAAAAGCATAGATGTTACTAAAACAGCTTCTGAAACCTTTTTATTTACTCTCTTTTCCATTATGTATTCTGTAAAAATACCTCCAGCAAAAACAACCACACTTAGGATTAGCAATCGAACCCCATAAAAATATAAAGCAAATAAATATATTGGGGCTAATGCATACAAAACTCTTCTCATCATAGGTTGCTTTAAGAAAAAACTTTTTTTCACTAAATCACCCCCATTTTCTTTTTCTATAAAATTATATCACATTTTTTTCGAAAATGTCACATTTTTTTTATGCAACAATTTTTATCATATATTTATATTATAATTAATATTGTTTTAAATTCATTTCAATTTTTCTTTTTAATAAAAAAACAATTCCCACCGCTAGGTGAGAATTGATATTGATTAAAAATTCTCTATAATTTTATCCACATATTCATTAGTTGATAAGGCTTTAGGAGATATATCAATTGTTGCATACCCATCTAAAATTGTTTTTTCAATTGAATTCTTAATCAAATTAGCGACTTCATTAAATCCGATATATTCAAACATCATAACTCCAGATAAAATCAATGAAGTTGGATTGGCCATTTCAGGATTTTTTATTCCTGGAGCTGTACCATGTGTTGGTTCAAATAATGCAATTTTATCTCCTATATTAGCTCCTGGAACAAGTCCAACACCACCAATTTGAGCAGATGCTGCATCAGACAAATAATCTCCATTTAGATTGGTTGTTATTAATATGTCAAAATTTGAAGGATTTAACAATAATTGTTGAAACATATTATCTGCAATAATATCATTTATTTCAAGATGATTTATTTGATTATTAAATCCATTAAAAACTTCATAGCACCATTTTCTAAAGTTTCCTTCTGTATATTTCATTATATTCCCTTTATGTACTATAGTTATTTTTTTTCTATTTTTCTTTATAGCATACTCAATAGCTTTTCTCATAAGTCTTTTAGTTTTATATTCGCTAATTGGTTTTATTCCAATTGATGCTTTGTTTAAATTTGTTCCAAATTTTTTATTCAAAATTCTTATTAATTCATTTGATTCTTCAGAATTTTCTTCCCATTCAATACCACAATATACATCTTCTGTATTTTCCCTAAATATAATAATGTCAATTTTTTCTGGATTTTTTACAGGTGAATTTATACCTTTTATATATTTAACGGGTCTTATACATGCATATAAGTCCAATTCTTGTCTTAAAGCAACATTTAAGCTTCTATATCCGCTTCCAACTTGTGTTTCAAGAGGACCCTTAATCCCTATTTTAAATTCTTTCAATAATTTTATTGTTTCTTCCGGCAAAGGAGTTCCAAATTTTTCTATTGCTTTTTTACCTGCATATATTTCTTTCCAAATAATTTTCTTTTTACCTTTATATATAAAATCCATTGCTGAATTCCAAACTTTCATTGCTGATTTCATAATATATGGACCTATCCCATCTCCTTCTATATATAAAATTTGAATTTTTTCCATTTTACCACCCCTTAAAATAATACTAAATTATCAGCATGTATAAATTCTTCATAATCATTATCTATACTTTTTTTTCCAATAATATTTTTCCCTTCTAAAAAAGAGTAATTGCTAATTCCTTTTGCTATCAATTTATTATTATAATAAACATTTACTGAATCCCCTTTTAAAAATTTGCCTTCTATTTTTTCAATACCAATAGGCAATAAACTTTTTCTTTCAAGAATAGCTTCTTTTGCACCTTTGTTTATAAATAATTTTCCTTTACTTTTAGATAAATATGCTATCCAGGCTTTTTTATTTTTTATTTTTTTATGTGGCAGAAAAATCGTCCCAATATTTTCTCCATTTATAAATTTTTCAATATTTTCTAAATTTTTACCATTACAAATACAAGTTTTTACTCCTGAATTTGAGGCTATTTTTCCAGCCTCTATTTTTGAATTTATGCCTCCTGTTCCTAAAGATGTATTTTTTATTTTTAATAAATCAATTGCATTATTATAATTTTCTATTATTTTTTTATCCTTATCATATATCCCATCAACAGAAGTTAATATTATCAAAGAATCAGCTCCCCATCCAATAGCAAAATAAGCTGAAAGAATATCATTATCTCCAAATTTAATTTCTTCAACAGACACTGTATCATTCTCATTAATTATAGGTATTATTTTTAATTGATTTAAACCTATTAAAGTATTTTTCAAATTAATAAATCTAGACCTATTTGAAAAATCATCTCTTGTTAATAAAACCTGTGCAACTTTTTTATTATAAAAATTAAAAGCTTGTTCATATATTTTCATTAATTGCACTTGACCAATTGCACACAATGCCTGTTTTTGAGATAAACTTTTAATTGGATTTAATTTTAAATATTTTAAACCAACTGCTTTTGCACCAGAAGATACTAGAACAACTTTTTTATTATTATCTATTAATCTTGATACAACTGAACTTAATTTAAAAACAAAAGATTCATCGATTTTATCTTCTTTAATTAATATGTTACTCCCTATTTTTATTACAATCTTTTCCATTTTTAATCCCTCACATTATAATTACCTTGAATTACATATTTATAGGTAGTTAATTCCCTTAACCCTATTGGACCTCTTGCATGTATTTTTTGAGTACTAATACCCATTTCTGCTCCCATTCCAAATTCTCCACCATCTGTAAATCTAGTAGATGCATTAATGTATACTGTTGCAGAATCTATTTCATTAATAAATTTCATAGCATTAAAATAATTTTCC
This DNA window, taken from Marinitoga sp. 38H-ov, encodes the following:
- a CDS encoding L-serine ammonia-lyase, iron-sulfur-dependent, subunit alpha, with product MLKDILFDQVKPAYGCTEPIAVALAVATAKKYLKGELNSINIILDKNTYKNGLEVNIPGTSFVGLEVAAALSYVCGDSKYGLEVLKDINQECIDASHKYLGKINLKVDKEFLGLKVDCTLKGENYVNVIIEGKHDNIVHIEENGNKIFDVHFEAGGALLNEIKKYNIDDIIEYLDKYDKDVDELLEKTIVLNTKIAEKGLKTDGNFGHVLDFEPVNIVQAAVDARMSGELMPVMTVAGSGNQGLSSTLPIIKIGRKYDDELVKKSILLSVLITIYIKSYTGLLTPICGAGTISSSGVAAGITYLKGGNSEQIKHAINNVLSTLFGLTCDGAKKSCALKSGTGTFVALQSSELALKNINVPCGNGIAAKDVEETIKRVGKLTQSIKKFDEDVLDYIGKC
- a CDS encoding NADH:ubiquinone reductase (Na(+)-transporting) subunit D — its product is MSEYNKILKENVWYNNPVFVQILGICSALAVTNNLTNTFIMTIAVSLVTAFSSLTVSIIKGFIPRKVRMIVQTLIIAFYVIIVDIILRAYLPDISKALGPYVGLIITNCIIMGRAEGFAQSNGPIISFWDGFTSGLGYLVVLISVAFFRELLGFGTLFGIRVLPEGFMSWTIMLMAPSAFFMLAIFIWVAKGIMLRKEAK
- a CDS encoding NAD(P)/FAD-dependent oxidoreductase, with translation MYDIIIIGAGVVGSTIARELSKYSLKILMLEKTDDVSNGASKANSGIVHGGYAAKYGTLKGKLCFEGNRMYDKLNKELNFGFKRTGALVIGFDENDEKTLIELYKNGLNNGVNENEMKILYGDEILKIEPNINKDVKVALLAKDVGITSPYEMTIALAENAVNNGVEIKLENEVIKIEEKNDYYIVITNQNSYETKYIINAAGVFSDKISEMVGIKNFHIIPRKGQYIIFHKGYGEIINKVIFQVPTEKGKGILVTPTYHGNLMIGPDAQESSKYDLNTDIETLKYIIRTAKLSVPNIDLKKVLTSFSGIRPTPSTGDFIIEESKERFINVAGIESPGLTSSPAIAKMVLNILKKSGLKLIEKNDFNPYRKPIIIKKDLTYKEVNNMLELNSDEQIICRCEMVSKKEIIDALKRGIPIKSIDAIKRRTRATMGFCQGEFCIPRIKKVISETLNINEDEIPLRGKKSGILPKKVNLNYFKQLDIK
- a CDS encoding 2Fe-2S iron-sulfur cluster binding domain-containing protein, with product MSPIITAPLVVSIISGVLAAIIAVVDGIVNNYGEVKVKINGEKELTVNGGASLLTTLSETGIFVPSACGGRGSCGACKVKVLSDVGPHLPTETPLLTPEEMKENVRLSCQVKVKKDIDIWLPEELFNVKKYKTRIEKITDVTHDIKEVRFKLLDPNEVNFKAGQYMQIVVPPYEKIKEPTQRAYSISSIPSQKDSFELLIRLVPGGIATTYVHNYLKEGDEMEVIGPFGDFYLRDTDADVIGVAGGSGMAPLKSIILDMFEKGMTNRNVWYFFGARSLRDVYYIDLFKELEKKWPNLHFVVALSEPLPEDNWDGEVGLITDVLDKYFKEKMDPNTPKEGYLCGSPGMINACVNVMKNNGIPEDKIYYDKFA
- a CDS encoding Rnf-Nqr domain containing protein — translated: MAPDISPFVLFFASIFTSNILLANFLGMCSFISVSKDITSSNGLGMAVTMVMTITTALNWIVYHKIIIPFEIEYLRYIIFIIVIAAVVQILEMLIDRLSPNLYMSLGIFLPLITVNCAILGVTLFMQLRYYTFIQSIFYGLGSGLGWWLAIMALAAIRKRVDNSPNVPAALKGPGLTLIIIGIMAMAFIGFSGMLNVQ
- a CDS encoding DMT family transporter gives rise to the protein MHYLFAILSAFSSSVTSILGKYSFNIGASPSQILFLRFLFSFIISGIIFIFLGYKFDFKKFLLYSVLGILNYGIAAYAFFVGLQYLNPAYATVLYFTNPIFVSFFQHRLTKRKINIVNIIAVALSFVGVIIANMGERAFGNNESIIFGTLIVLFSSFVNAIFIVSVSEYIKQNESKPFESVFYTFTGVFIYYFIFVIRTNEIYTLNGRYLLSGFVLAILATFVPLTLNFFALKKLQSHTLSLIMPLELLFASILSGIFMNESFNVLKVLGLIMVGMAPIIDITGVES
- a CDS encoding UvrD-helicase domain-containing protein; the protein is MSVKKCINCNELVENNEKICPNCDGFFLKKKCPKCDEIMKDNIKKCWYCGYDFSLKNKKNIKSNVYDKYLDELKNTKFIETINKNNNKYIRLTDEQIDIIKNAKENNLIINAFAGSGKSTTLLSIAYALKSKTFLFLAFNNSVKKDIENKIRRSNLKNIKVMTTHGLAYKFVKKDLKFNKIGKELNTSEISKILEIDIFIADLVRIAFNDFCNGSYRYISDETIEEIIKNNIKLKFIDENKEYLKDKLNIIWNMYMDNKLDVSHNVYLKYFQLNIERYRINFDYILLDEAQDTNDVVLDIFNKLNGKKIIVGDPHQQIYSFRGSINAMYKIRNEMEAKVLYLTETFRFPKYIAEKANYILRNFKGEEKEIISSKSENDNEFNTICYITRTNSTLIKLIDEFKNYEITLVRAPTEIFKLPLSIYYYIKYLNTGKHKDKIKEKWILNFKDLEELKDYAEDFEDYELISAINIAEEYDNKLFDLLKIAEEKYNINNGKIYLTTAHTSKGLEWDKVIITHDFPNIIDLIKKEKYKSIKEFTKSFKKHIDKIINGLNDKFKHQNIIDEINLFYVALTRAKKKVLFYSNENIFDFDINKLLE
- a CDS encoding FMN-binding protein translates to MKKDSKLYVVLFTFIVSFVFVFVLALANELTKEKVQINEELFQRKAILSAMGIEYNSDEEAYKLFDKKISKKKINDIDVYMSNVDGEDVYAVIFVGNGLWSTIRGVLAVNRDLTEIVGIDFITQSETPGLGGRIEEAWFKEQFKFEKIKDGKIEMIIGGTGKGDFDHENGKFEAITGATRTSESVANMINNYLTILKDLLGGEL